A region from the Flavobacteriales bacterium genome encodes:
- a CDS encoding site-specific DNA-methyltransferase → MPRPKGPTKSSTPAAKQKGRAKAKPEVANYDHTEPKALVRPEIGTQAHFKQKKGPAKYHYDDSLAPDLNWDTSAARELGEWLLARIAEAAKLEAPHTFATPKEYFGAEVSAKGERQPLATVRGLADAVEQLQKLGKPFLNWSGKAERKAFEVPTLPLFVHERLSTEAILKTLKGHKKDQQVSMLDELFGVTQRSLTDQVVHAYEHQDNWVNRLILGDSLVVMNSLLRYEHLGGQVQMIYMDPPYGVKFGSNFQPFVRKREVKHNEDESLTREPEMVQAYRDTWELGLHSYLTYLRDRLLLARDLLTPSGSVFVQISDENLHHVREVMDEVFGAENAAGLISFYKTSSQSTKGIPSVVDYLVVYARDKERMKFAPFLRIKEPGERGAKQYTKIVSPDFKEVENMTEGQLNGTEPIPKGWQICRLGPTTSQGYQEGRSAPYDFQGTSISIPPNRHWAYDPTPGGDMDRLVEMGRIRRSGQGIATILLASDNPTTPLDNVWLDTGTGSFTDEQSYVVQTSEKVIRRCMLMVTDPGDLVLDPTCGSGTTACVAEEWGRRWITIDTSRVPLSLARQRLLTKTFAYWELLDTKRGPAGGFVFKQKKNARGQEVGGIVPHITLGNVAGEEDAKPKVILDRPEKLNNVTRVCGPFAVEATIPTAEGLDEDPKTPGIQSDEHQTHVQRMTEVLRRAPVLQLAGNKKITLKQVRPPAKTMSLSAEAIINGDQTPQPVAILFGPEGGALTERMVREAWQEAEAKKYTQLLVIGFAIDPKAREFVESAGRIGIPCTWLQATMDLQMGDLLKNMRSSQVFSVCGLPEVKVKPVKEVQGVKVDEPTYEVELLGLDTFDPATMDSIHFSGSDVPCWLLDTDYNGLVFRVHQAFFPRTGAWENLKKELRADFAESVWDHLSGTVSAPFTAGEQKQIAVKVIDPRGNELVVVKKLVSK, encoded by the coding sequence ATGCCCCGCCCCAAAGGCCCCACCAAGTCCTCCACCCCGGCCGCTAAGCAAAAAGGCCGCGCCAAGGCCAAGCCCGAGGTCGCCAACTACGACCACACCGAGCCCAAGGCCCTCGTGCGCCCGGAGATCGGCACCCAGGCCCACTTCAAGCAGAAGAAAGGACCGGCCAAGTACCACTATGATGACTCCCTAGCCCCGGACCTCAACTGGGACACCAGTGCTGCCCGTGAACTCGGCGAATGGCTGCTGGCCCGCATTGCCGAAGCCGCCAAGCTGGAGGCACCGCACACCTTCGCCACGCCCAAGGAGTACTTCGGCGCTGAAGTTTCTGCGAAGGGAGAAAGACAACCCCTCGCCACCGTGCGCGGCTTGGCCGATGCCGTGGAGCAATTGCAGAAGCTCGGCAAACCCTTCCTCAACTGGAGCGGCAAGGCTGAGCGCAAGGCCTTCGAGGTGCCCACGTTGCCGCTCTTCGTACATGAGCGCTTGAGCACCGAGGCCATCCTGAAAACGCTGAAGGGACACAAGAAGGACCAGCAGGTGAGCATGCTGGATGAGCTCTTCGGTGTAACGCAGCGCAGCCTAACGGACCAAGTGGTGCATGCCTACGAGCACCAGGACAACTGGGTGAACCGCCTGATCCTGGGCGATAGCTTGGTGGTGATGAACAGCCTGCTGCGCTACGAGCACCTCGGCGGCCAGGTGCAGATGATCTACATGGACCCGCCCTATGGCGTGAAGTTCGGCAGCAACTTCCAGCCCTTTGTGCGCAAGCGCGAAGTCAAGCACAACGAGGACGAGAGCCTCACGCGCGAACCCGAAATGGTACAGGCCTACCGCGATACCTGGGAGCTGGGCCTACACAGCTACCTCACTTATCTCCGCGACCGCCTGCTCTTGGCCCGGGACCTGCTCACCCCAAGCGGTTCCGTCTTCGTTCAGATCAGCGACGAGAATCTGCACCACGTACGCGAGGTGATGGATGAGGTGTTCGGAGCGGAGAATGCTGCTGGCCTCATCTCGTTTTACAAGACGAGTTCACAGTCCACTAAGGGCATCCCATCCGTTGTCGACTACTTAGTGGTGTATGCACGGGACAAAGAACGAATGAAGTTCGCTCCGTTCCTGCGCATAAAAGAGCCGGGCGAGAGGGGTGCAAAACAGTACACCAAAATTGTCTCCCCGGACTTTAAGGAAGTCGAGAACATGACGGAAGGCCAGCTGAACGGAACGGAACCAATTCCTAAGGGCTGGCAGATTTGTCGCTTGGGACCAACCACATCCCAAGGGTACCAGGAGGGTCGAAGTGCTCCCTATGACTTTCAGGGGACCTCCATTTCAATCCCACCGAATCGACATTGGGCATATGACCCAACTCCTGGTGGTGACATGGATAGGCTTGTGGAGATGGGTCGAATTCGTCGCTCTGGTCAGGGCATCGCAACTATCCTTCTCGCGAGTGACAACCCTACTACACCATTGGACAATGTCTGGTTGGATACTGGGACTGGAAGCTTCACAGATGAGCAGTCGTACGTCGTTCAGACAAGTGAAAAGGTCATTCGGCGTTGCATGCTTATGGTAACCGATCCCGGAGACTTGGTGCTTGATCCCACCTGTGGAAGTGGAACAACTGCATGCGTCGCAGAAGAATGGGGGCGACGCTGGATAACCATCGACACAAGCAGAGTACCGCTCTCACTAGCCCGCCAGCGATTGTTGACGAAGACATTCGCTTATTGGGAACTATTGGACACCAAGCGCGGACCCGCGGGTGGGTTTGTATTCAAGCAGAAGAAAAATGCCCGTGGTCAAGAAGTTGGTGGCATAGTGCCACATATCACATTGGGCAACGTCGCTGGCGAAGAAGACGCTAAGCCTAAGGTAATACTCGACCGCCCCGAAAAGTTGAACAACGTCACCCGCGTGTGCGGCCCCTTCGCCGTGGAGGCCACCATACCTACAGCCGAGGGCTTGGATGAGGACCCGAAGACACCGGGCATCCAGAGTGACGAGCACCAAACGCATGTGCAGCGCATGACCGAAGTGCTGCGCCGCGCGCCGGTGCTGCAATTGGCGGGCAACAAGAAGATCACTCTGAAACAGGTGCGCCCACCGGCCAAGACCATGAGCCTGAGTGCCGAGGCCATCATCAACGGTGACCAGACACCACAACCTGTGGCCATCCTCTTCGGCCCAGAAGGCGGTGCCCTCACCGAGCGCATGGTGCGCGAGGCCTGGCAGGAGGCGGAGGCCAAGAAGTACACGCAGCTGCTCGTCATCGGCTTCGCCATCGACCCCAAGGCGCGCGAGTTCGTGGAGAGCGCCGGGCGCATCGGCATCCCCTGCACCTGGTTGCAAGCCACCATGGACCTGCAAATGGGCGACCTGCTGAAGAACATGCGCAGCAGCCAGGTCTTCAGCGTGTGCGGCCTGCCGGAAGTGAAGGTGAAACCCGTGAAGGAAGTGCAAGGCGTGAAGGTGGACGAGCCCACCTACGAAGTGGAACTGCTCGGGCTGGACACCTTCGACCCCGCCACCATGGACAGCATCCACTTCAGCGGCAGCGATGTGCCCTGCTGGCTGTTGGACACGGACTACAACGGCTTGGTATTCCGTGTACACCAAGCCTTCTTCCCGCGCACCGGCGCCTGGGAGAACCTGAAGAAGGAATTGCGCGCCGACTTCGCCGAGAGCGTGTGGGACCACTTGAGCGGCACGGTGAGCGCACCTTTCACAGCCGGTGAGCAGAAGCAGATAGCCGTGAAGGTGATCGACCCGCGCGGGAATGAGTTGGTGGTGGTGAAGAAACTGGTGAGCAAATGA